Genomic DNA from Triticum dicoccoides isolate Atlit2015 ecotype Zavitan chromosome 4B, WEW_v2.0, whole genome shotgun sequence:
ACTATAATAATGTATCCCTAGGGCTTCTAGTCTTAACTCTAGGGAGATTTGCACACAATTGATTTTCCAATATACGTATATATTTTCGCTAAAAGttgttttctaaatattccaaccaAAATTATATAATTTGAAATATATATAAAAGGGAAAAACACAAGTGGAAATAACATGGAATTGGGTGAAAATATAAGTTGATTGATCATTTTTTCGAAATATAAGCTGATCAATTTCTTTTTGTTCACACGCTTGATGGAATAAAAGATAAATATGGTAGTGAAATAGGTGAAAATAAGTGCATACTTTTTTTTGATGATTAGGTATACAAAATATCGTACTAGTTATATTTTTTGTGTAGATGCTACTTCAGTAGTGCTAAAATTGAGTCGTACGCACGCGGAGTTCATTGGGCGTGCCGTATTCTGCCCGCCAATTTTTTTCCCTTTTCACGCGAGCCCGCGCAAATTGGTTGTACGCGCGCATTCCTCCCCTGCAGGCGCGAACTTTTCCCCAAATCGCAAACCCGTGCCGGGAGCGCCGCTAAAATACCACCAAACCGGCAGCGGCGCCACTCATCCATTGCCAGGCCGCCCGTGCCATCCTCAAGCCATCACCGTTGCTGGCGGACGTCGCCGCCGCTGCAGACGCAGGGTGCCGCCGCCACTGCTGCAAACCTTGTTCCCGCggcagctgcttcagaagcagctgtcGCCGTTCCTGgcagacgccgccgccgctgcaggcACAGGGTGCCACCGGCACTGCGGCAGACCTTGCTCCCACGGCAGCTGCTGCAGAAGAAGCCGTCGCCGTTGCTGGCGGATGCCGCGGCCGCTACAGAAGGAGCCGTCACCGTTGCTGGTGGACGCCGCGGCCCCTGCAGAAGCAGGGTTCCGCTGCCACTGCTGCAGGCCTTGCTCCCGCGGCAGCCGCCGCTGTCTTGTACCTTACAGATCTGCCGCCCTCAACATCTTCAGACGCAGGCGGGGGCCTCCGCCGCTGCGGTCCTCGACCGACCCTGCCGCCCTCGACCAAGACGTCTTGCAACCTCCGCATCCGCATAGGGGCTTCAACTTCAGAACCAATGCTCGATTAGGTGAGCTCGCATGGCCTTCTTCCCTCCTGTTTCTATATGCGTCTGATCCATGCAGTTTTGGATCAATTATAAATTGTCTCTCTATCTCGTGATTAAACAAAGATGAAGATTTGACCTTTGCATTAGTTAATTATAAGGAGAAGTGAACCTATTAGTACATATAAAAATAGGCTAATTTGCTAGCATGTGCACAGTACTCCGGATTGGTAATTTTCTTAACATCTTTTTTTTGGGTGAAAAACCATTGCTTTAACCTTGTTTAATATAACAAAATGAAGTTTGTTGGTCCTTTGACGTCTGCACTGTGCTGCCAACTATTCTACCATGTCTCTAGAAGAATAGGATAGTTGGATGTACAGTGGGTGAAACGAACAGCGGAAATATTCTGAAGAGCGGGTGCGCAACACACCAACTTTTCTTGACCATGTCATTCAGATTATGCCTAATGCAGACCGGTTTGGTGTGAACTGACCATGTTTCTGGTTGTTTCCCTGTGTTGAACTTAAAATTGTATCTCGGATAGTTATATTTTTCTCTAGTTGTTTTATGACCCGATGCACATTTTTCTACTGCTATATATACTTATGCCAACTCAGAAATgtgcaattttatttatttatttttctgaacCTTACTAATGCATTTTATTTCAGTTTACAAGAGGATTTTTTGTGTTGATTAATTGGTAGTTACTAGGCGCAACCATGACAGATAGCTTTTTGGCCGTGCACTTCGCTATTGTTATGATTTTGTACTAGTGACTTATATATCATGCACGGTCAATATTCGAGGTTACTAATTGGACAATCCAGGTTACTAATTGGAAAATCTTATGTACATGTTGTGGGGTGTAGGTAATGAGTGGAGCTAGATGCCATCTTTTGTAAAGTGTGGTAATATTGTGTATGCTAGTGGATGTTGTCATGTGTAATGATGGTTGAAATATATAATTTACGTGCTTTTGTGTCTTCAGCTTTTTGGAGGTATTATGTACATTTATCATTAGTAGTTACATTTGTGCAAATCAAATATTAAAATTCATTGCAATACTTATAAATACTGATTTCATAAGGTTGATAAACCCAAGAGCTGGATGGACTAATGGTTCTTGAGTTTTTCCCTAGGGAGTGGAACTAACCCAAAGGATATCTACTTTACAAGTCAGCAGTCACGCCACATGTCAGTTGTTTCCCTAGGGTACAAAAcccaagggaaattaaacaatgcctAGGGTATTCTTTGAACACCCAAGGGAAACCAAGATTCCCCCACCAATTGATCCCTAGGGCAATTTCCCTAGTATTTTCGCCCTTTTGCTTAGGGTATCTGGCCCTAGGGCTATTTGCAGATTCTAGTAGTGATGGTGAAAGTATTTTTCATGATCAGATGGAACAATATGGAACAGTGAATCTTGCCAGTTTTTCCAACTGGTCATTCCACCTTCCCATTAATTTCTTAATGAAGATACACATTCTGGATTACAACAATAAAGGAGGCAAAGAAAGAGAGCAATGAGTCGGGGCATTAGCAGGAAATCCACTGTGAATGATTGCCATTGAAACACTCGCTATGAGACAAAAACTTGCTACCACCATACTAACAACAACCAAAGAGTTCAACATGGTACACAACAAATAACTAGAATATAAAACTAGACTCGAGAATTTGCACACACAAAAACAGCGAATCAAGGCAGGCAGTGGCCTAGGCATCAACAAGGTAGTTCAACACCAGGATCATCAAACACACAAAGCTTCAATCATCCGCCCCGCCAGAGTTGCCGCGACCTTCATCAGCTCCTACACACCTTTCTGCAGTTTAGTCTTGTTATCCCCTTTCAGCAAGCCTGACCATATCAAAAAGGAACAAACAAACAGTGAATACAATTTCAATCGAAATAGCTCTAATTTCCACCACCACTTAACCAACAAANNNNNNNNNNNNNNNNNNNNNNNNNNNNNNNNNNNNNNNNNNNNNNNNNNNNNNNNNNNNNNNNNNNNNNNNNNNNNNNNNNNNNNNNNNNNNNNNNNNNNNNNNNNNNNNNNNNNNNNNNNNNNNNNNNNNNNNNNNNNNNNNNNNNNNNNNNNNNNNNNNNNNNNNNNNNNNNNNNNNNNNNNNNNNNNNNNNNNNNNNNNNNNNNNNNNNNNNNNNNNNNNNNNNNNNNNNNNNNNNNNNNNNNNNNNNNNNNNNNNNNNNNNNNNNNNNNNNNNNNNNNNNNNNNNNNNNNNNNNNNNNNNNNNNNNNNNNNNNNNNNNNNNNNNNNNNNNNNNNNNNNNNNNNNNNNNNNNNNNNNNNNNNNNNNNNNNACCTCACAGTTGTAATCAATGAATATAGTTATTTATTCTCTGTTAATTAATTGTAGAAGATAGAAATGCTTATGCTTGTTCTAGCTAGGATAGAGAGAGGATGAAGAAAATTGCATCGTGATGTACGTACCTTTTCTAGGCTTGCCTTATGGTATCGGTAGCCCTGTAACAATAAGATGGCACACGAGGTGATGATCATTaattgtcctttttcttctttgtgaaCCCACTCAACCTTAACTAGTCAATTAGACAGACAGCTTTGCATATATAGCAAATAAATCAATAACAGCAATCTTCTTACTTTATCTGTCCCATACAAATAGTCGCAGAAGGTGAAAACGGAGGAGAAGTTGCTCTGGCTCTGACCACCTACACGGTGATGGTAGTCATGGTGTTGGGCCCCTCCATAGAATGGGATAAGCTTTGTCGGGTTGAATGGAAAGTTGAACCTGCATTCTCGTCAAGCACTTTCATCGATCAGCAGTTTGGTTTGATTGTAAGAAGAAGTAGCATGATGCATGCTAGCGTTGCttatactactcccttcgtttctaaatataagtctttatagagattccactatgaactatATACGGATCTATAtggatgcattttaagtgtggattcattcattttgctccgtatgtagtccacctagtgaaatctctacaaagacttacatttaggaacagagggagtagtatttaacgAGAGTTACCCGCTGTGGATGTCGATGGCCTCTAGGTGGCGTAGGACGAACCAGAGCCAGAGGGTGGTCATGTGGCAGGGCACAATGGCGGGGCCGGTGAAGGCGGGGACGCCGAGGATGAGGACCTCGGCCCAGTGCGCGTAGGGCGCGGCGTAGCCGAAGGGCGCCGTGAACTCGTGGTGGACGCGGTGGATGTTGTCGTAGCCCCACCTGGTGTGCAGCAGCCTGTGGATCCAGTAGCCGAGGTAGTCCTCCACCAGCAGGTAGACCAGCATCTGCGCCGCCACCTCCCCGGCCGACGGCAGCGGCAGCCCCGTCCGGATGCCGACCATCTTGACGGCCGGGTAGGAGACGAGGCTGAGCGTCCCGACGGTGAGGAGCAGGACGCGGCCGGTGTCCAGGTAGCAGCGCAGGAACGCAGCGGGCGAGAGGTGCGCCCGCGGCTGCAGCTTGTACGTGGACGGCCTCATCACGGCGGCGGCGACGCCGTCCGGAGCAGCGCGAGCGCGGAGCTCGAGCAGCGCGAGGGGGAGCGGCGCGAGggtgtagaggaggaggaggatggcgacGTTGTGGCAGTAGAGCAGGTGGTCGGGCATGGACGCGGAGTAGCAGAGCCAGGCCGCCTCGGCGCGCGTCATGGCGCGGCCcagcgccgcctccgcctccgccgccgtcgcgtATGGCAGCATAGGCGACAGAGTGTGGTGGTGTGGAATCTGATACGTTCGGCGTCAAATGGTTTTTTTTGCAGTTGAGCTAGCTCTCGAGCCGTTTTGTAGTAGGCGCCGGCTGGTCTCTGTCGACAGCATAGGTGACGTGAGACATGTGCGGTGaggatggcatgcatgcatgcacgtcgcaTGCATGTCCGGCCCAGGACGGTGATGGTGAGCTACGACGGTTGGTCTGTCATGGAAAGAAATTTGGAAAAACTGTACTAGTACCTAACCTTAACCTAGGACAGTAGGCTGAGTGACATGTTTATTCACGTCACTCGTCATAGTACATGCATATGCATGTGCTCGCAACTGCCTGCCTCCGCAGCACTGGCGGAGCTATGTACAAAGCTGCAGGTGCCATGCCCCTCCCCCAGCCTTGACTAGTTTTGTGAAGAATTTTGTTTAGAGAGCTGAGATTGATATTTTTTGGGTATTTTATCCCTTAGAGGGAtgctccggcgttgtagacacgcggcgcacgaccacccttgggcagtggtcgcacttgatgagggacaacggtgcgccgacgagcttttgggcatgctccgagcccggccggccgccattcgcgtatctgc
This window encodes:
- the LOC119294101 gene encoding very-long-chain aldehyde decarbonylase GL1-10-like — translated: MLPYATAAEAEAALGRAMTRAEAAWLCYSASMPDHLLYCHNVAILLLLYTLAPLPLALLELRARAAPDGVAAAVMRPSTYKLQPRAHLSPAAFLRCYLDTGRVLLLTVGTLSLVSYPAVKMVGIRTGLPLPSAGEVAAQMLVYLLVEDYLGYWIHRLLHTRWGYDNIHRVHHEFTAPFGYAAPYAHWAEVLILGVPAFTGPAIVPCHMTTLWLWFVLRHLEAIDIHSGFNFPFNPTKLIPFYGGAQHHDYHHRVGGQSQSNFSSVFTFCDYLYGTDKGYRYHKASLEKAC